The Candidatus Eisenbacteria bacterium genomic interval ATCATCACTCGTCCCTTGTCGAGGCTTGCCCTAAAAAACCGCGGCATCGTTTGTGCGCCGCTGAAATCTATGTCATAGAGCATCCAGCCTAGATCCTGACTGGCTGAGATAGGAGCCGGAAGAGTCTGACCATTGAAGATTGGCCTGAAGTCAGCCGCAAACTCCCTGCATCCCAGATAGGGTCTATGAAAACACTGCCCTTTCTCAGCCCTGCGGACGAACATTTCGGTAAACTTGACTACCGTATCTTCCTCGCCGGCCCTGTCGGTAAGTTCGAAATACGCGTGGATTGTGTAGGCGACATCTCTCAACAGCAACCCTGCACGCTGCTGTCGTTGATCCTCAATGAACAATCCTGTTGTTCGCGGTGACATTACTGCACCGAGTTCATTTCTCCGTACCAATTCCCATTTAATCGGCTTCAGCACGTCAATTTGCGTTACCTTCCATCGAATGGCAGGCTTCCAGAGAATCGCCTCAAGCATCCCCCGCGCAGCGGATGGCGTCATGATGTCATAAGAGACGCGCTCGACTTTCATTTCAGGTCTGGTGAAACAGGCGTTCCTTCCCCAAACCATCAGACGGAAGTCATTGCTCCTAACAGGTGAACCTCTCATTCGTCCTCCTTTCGTTTCCACGGTCTCCCGTTGTGCAAACTTGCAGGAGACGGAGATTCGCTTAACACATCAACTCATCCGGTTCCTGAATGATTGATTTGTCAGGACAGAAACCAAGTTCCAAGTCGTACATTGCATTGTTACCCTGGGCGTGAATCCCTTTCTGCAACTCTAAGACAGCGCCCTCCCTGTGCAGTTTTTCAAACACGTAGCGATGCACGTTGACTACATATCTCTGAAGTTTTCTCATCAGCCATCGTTCCATGCCCGTCTCCGTCAGTTTCTCAATCAAGTCTTCTCCCTCACCATAGCGGACTACTACCGGAACATAATTTGAGTCGTCGAT includes:
- the cas5c gene encoding type I-C CRISPR-associated protein Cas5c, which produces MRGSPVRSNDFRLMVWGRNACFTRPEMKVERVSYDIMTPSAARGMLEAILWKPAIRWKVTQIDVLKPIKWELVRRNELGAVMSPRTTGLFIEDQRQQRAGLLLRDVAYTIHAYFELTDRAGEEDTVVKFTEMFVRRAEKGQCFHRPYLGCREFAADFRPIFNGQTLPAPISASQDLGWMLYDIDFSGAQTMPRFFRASLDKGRVMIDEKEVRP